The region GCTGTCGCCCGTGTTATAGGGGCTTTGGCGCCACTCGGTATAGGTGTTCTCGATGGGCATGATATTGTGGGCATGCCCCACGTCATGACACATCCCGCACATGTCGGAACGGGTGTGGAGCTGGGAAGGGGCCGAGCCGTGGAATGGCGAGACCGCATCGCTGCGGGGGCCGAATTTCGTGCCGGCCTCATCCTTTGCGGCGTTGCCGGGCTGCAGTATGAAGGCGCCGTTGCCGGTGCCCGCGCTGGCAGCCACGGAGTGGCAGACGTCGCAGGATACGCCGGATGCGCTGACCGCCGGCAGTTTGCCCCCAAGGTAGCGGGCCTGGTCATCGTCCAGGTAGCCGATGGGCGTGTGGCAGCGGCTGCACATGGCGGTCTCGGACTGCTCGTCGTGGGTTTTCGCCCTCTTCAGGTAGGTTGCGTACACCGACAGGAATACCGGATCGTTCCAGGCATTGCCCATCATCGACCCCTTCCACTGGCCGATGATGGACGCATGGCACCCCCCGCAAACATCGGGTTCGTGAAAGTTGCCGGACTTGTGGCTTCCCGCCATGTCGGGGACGGTCCACAGCATATTCTGCGGGGCCATCTTTTTGGGGAGAACCCAGGTGGGCGAAACCTTCCCGTGGTCCCGGCTCCAGCCGCGGAAATCGTCCGCCGCCCAGGCGAGCGCGGAGCCGGTAAGGAGTGTCGTCATCAGCAACAGCATGCTTCGTTTCATGGCGGCCTCGAAGAATTCGGATCAGGGGTTCACAATCGTCGCATCATACACCATTGGATGGTACCGTCAACACGTTCGGCAAATAATTTCAAACAAATAGCGGTGCATCGTGGATGCTTCCCCAAGGGCATGCTGCGGCACCGCCCGCGGCCATGATGCCGCAACAGCGCCGCAGGGACGGACGGTTGACGGTTGAATTTATCGATTTTACGGGTATGATGCTTTCCCAACACATACCATCTACGCGGGTGCAAACCATGAACGTCCAGAACCTCCTCATCCATCTTCACCACAGCATCGATGCCTTCTCCCTCAAACCGCGCCATATCGACCTGATCCGCGGGATGCTTCCCGACACCCCCCTTGCCGTTGCCGAAGGGAACGGCGATTTCCTGGAGCGGCTCCCGGAGGCCGATTGCGTATTGACCTGGATGTTCAAGCCGGACTGGTACGCCGGCGCTCCGAATCTGAAAACGCTCTTTACACCGGCCGCCGGACATGATTGGGTCGCCCCGGACCCGGCCGGCCGGGTACGGACATGCTACGGCAGCTTCCATGGCCGCATCATGCGGGAAAGTCTTCTCGCCATGATGCTCCACTTCAACCGGCGTATGGGAAAATCGCTGGCAGACCAGCGGGCACGGGTCTGGGGCCGCCCCGGCTACAGCGAATGCGTTGCGCTCTTCAGCCAGCGGGTGGTGATCGTCGGATTTGGCCCTTTGGGGCGGTCCATGGCCGAACTGCTCTCGGCCTTCGGCGCGCGCGTTACCGCCGTCAAGCGTGATACGAGAGGATTCGAGGGCGTCCCCCACGTGGACCGGCTGATCCCCTTCGCCAGCCTGGAAGAGGAACTGCCGCGCGCCGATCACGTGGTCCTGGTCCTGCCGGGCGGGACGGAAACCGACGGCATCGTTACCCAGCGCCATTTCAAGGCCATGAAACCGGGGGCATACCTGTACAATCTGGGACGGGGCACCTGCTACCGGGAGGAAGATCTCATCGATGCCCTCGAAAACGGCCCGCTGGCGGGCGCCGGGCTGGATGTCTTCGCCGAGGAGCCGTTACCGGCCGCCTCGGCGCTCTGGGGCCGCCCCGACGTGTTGATCACGCCCCACGCCAGCGCCATCAGCCGGGAATACCTCGATCTCTTCATCCATGAGTGGTTCGGGAAGCTGCGGAATATGTGAGGCAGGCACGGTGTTTTTTTTGGGGGGGGAGAGAGCCCGGGAACTCATCGGGAGCCCGACGAACGTCATGTCAACTGACTCCGATGATGACGCTGGAGGCCTCGAACAGGGTGCAGGCGTGGCTGCCGACCTTCAGACCCAGCCGGTTGGCGCTGTCGTGGGTGATGACGGCGGTGACGGTGGTACCGCCGCCGATCTCGACGGCCACCTCGGTGCTGACCGGCCCGTCGATGATCTTGGTCACGGTGCCGCAGAAGACATTGCGCGTGCTGACCTTGACGTCATGCACGTCGGTGCCGATCAAGACCGAACTCGCCTTGATGATGGCGTACGCCTCGATGCCGGGTTTCAGCCCCAGATTGTCGATGGCTCCATTGGTAATGACGGCCGTGAGGGCGATGCCGCCTTTCAGCGTCATCCTGATCTCGGAGTTGACGGCGCCCATGGCAAGCTCCGTTATGGTACCGATGAAGGTGTTGCGCGCGCTGACCTTCAGGGAAATCCTCTTCAGAAAGCGAAACAGCCGGTCGGTATCGTCGAGCCGGTCCCCCAGGTTTTCCAGAAACTTGCGGTGTTCCTCCTCAATGATCTTGAACCGCGTGACCACGTTTTTGCCTTCGGCGGTGAGCCTGGTGCCGCCGCCCCCCTTGCCGCCCGTCAAACGATCGACCAGTGGCCTTTCCGCCATGTTGTTGACCAGATTGACCAGATCCCACGCGGTTTTGTAGCAGAGCCCCATGGCCCTGGCGGCCTTGCTGATCGAGCCGAGTTCGTCGATCTTTTCCAGCAGGTCGATCCTATCGCTTCCCAGGAACTTGTTCTCCGCGCGGTTAAACCAGAGATTGCCGGCAAGTCCGACCTTCATGGCATCGGTTTTCATAGAGGCACCTCCACCTAAGCTCCTCGGTGACAAAATCCTACTCCCCGCTCCCCCGGGCCTCTCCCATGCCGCAAGGGAAAACTATCTTCCCCGGCGGCATGAAAGCGGCGTGCGGACGGCCTGATGATACGCGCTACGCTGCCCTACCCTAGAACACCAGTTGCAACTGCACCCGGGCCTGATTGTCGTCCGTGGGCTGCATGACTACGCTTGTGGACTGGGATATCAGGTTTCTCTGCTTGTGGATGGCGGTGTAATCGGCCTGGAGCTTCAGGTAGTGTTCCCTGATGTACCAGGAGACCGCCACGCTGTTCTCGATCCAGTGGTCGTTGAGCGCCAGGGTGTTGTTGTTGATGTTCGGGTCCAGGTAGGCATAGCGATAGGCCACTTCAAGCGTCTTCGGGATGACCATGTAGCCGGCCTGGGCATAGAAACCCATGGCCCGCTGGCCATACTTGGATTGCTGGGCATCCCCCTCGCCCCACATATATTCGCCGGAGATGGAGAGCCCGCGCCATTTGAACGCCGCGTCCAGGCCGAGCATGCTGATGTTGACGGACTCGCCCGACAAAAGCGTACCCCGCTTGTTGAGGGCGAACCACCCGGCCTTGCTCTTCAGGTACCCCAGGCTGTTGTTGGAGGAGGTGCTGTACTCCGTCTCGGTGATGGTGTTGCGGTAATAATTGGCGCCGAAGGAGACCAGCGGTTTTTCCGTCTGCTCCAGATCAGCTTCCGTATTCTTCATCTCGCCGAAGGGATTGGCGGTGATGCGCGCGGACAACGCGTTGTTCCGGGTGGCGCGCACGTAGTTCTGCCCCAGCCCCCCGCTGACCGCCAGGCTATAGGTCACAAGCCCCTTGGGGAGCTTGCCGAAGAGGCGCACGCCCGTATCGTAGGTCGGCGCAAAAGCGGCCGTCACATGGGACACGTCCACGAATTGCAGGTCGGTGGCGGAAATCAGCCATTGCCTGCCGAACTGCACCTTCTCCTGGCCGGCGCGCACCTGAAGCTCGTCACGCCACTTATAGTTGATGAAGGCGTTTTCCAACAGGCCTCCGTTCTTCGTCGAGCCGCCGGCGATATTGGAGAAGTTCGCCGTCACGTTATAGGTAAGGTCCTTGGAGAAGGCGTGGCCGCCAATAACCAGCTTGGCCCGTTTCACCTCGAACTGGCTGGAAGTGCCTCCCGGGCTGGTGGTCATGCCTACGGAACTGGCTTTGTCATCATTGACATCGTCGGAATTCAGGAACGTGTACCGGGCTTGCACGTAGCCGCCGATGGTGGTACTGAAATTCCCGTCGGCCGTGGTCAGGGTGATCCCCTGCCCCGGCTTGTAGCTGACGGCGGGCGTACTCTTCACGATCCGCTTGTACTCCTCCTCCGTGATCATCCCCTTCTGCTTCAGCACATCCTCCAGGCTCTCCGCCAGGACGGTGCCGGCCTGGGCCATAACCGCGGCGGCACCCAACAGGATTACCAACTTCTTCATGTACTACCTCCTTTGTTGTGGCGTTCGCTCTGCGACGCCGTGGTAAATGCACAAAAGCTGCGCAAGCTATATAACTAATTACATAACGACAGACGCGAACCGGCCCCGTGGATACGTAAAAAAGGGGGGGAATGTTCCCACCACCACATGAAGGAGACCCCAAAATCGAGCCGGTGTTATACCGCAGAACAGCCATCACGAGCCGGGTGCCTGGTGCGTGGGCGCGGCAAGAGACTGCTGCGTCAGGTTTTAACGTCGAAATTTATGTCGACAATCAGCGGCATTTCGTTTGGAGGTTTCTCGAACGGTGCGCTGTCCCGGGCGGCCTTCAAGGCACTGGCGTCCAGGGCGGCATAGCCGCTGCTCCTTTTCACCCGCAGGGAACCGTCCTTGATCTGCCCGGATTCCGTAACCCAAAAGTAGATTTGGGTAACAGCCACGATCCCCATCCGCCTTGCTTCCTTGGGGTAGACAACATTGCTCCGGAGCCGTTTTGTTACCTTTTCTCCGTACCTTCTTTTCCGGTCCGCCTCCTGTTCCGCCGCCGTCCTGATGCTCTGCTGCCGCTGCCGCTCAGCGTCGGCGCCCGAGGTAGTCACCTGCGCCGCGGCCACGCTCTGCACCGCCACGGCCGCCGCCGGGGCGGGCTTGGTCTCCGGCTCCACCGGTTTGGGCTTTTCCTCCGTCTTGTGCACGCTGACCGGGCTCTCCGTGGCCACGGTGCGGTAGGTGACGGTCTTGGGGGGACGGTACGCCTCGCGCCGTTGCGGCGCGGCCTGCTGCGCCACCTTCTTTTCCGCCACCTGCCGGTCGGCCACCATACCGAACAGCTCGATCTGGAGCCGGGAGCGCATATGCCGCGCCGGCGAGTGCAGGCTGAACAGGATGAACGGCACGATGAGGCAGGCGTGCAGCAGCGAGGAAACAGAAAGCCACTGGCACATCCCGGAACTACTCCCATAGCGGGGCACGCCATCGCCCCCGCCGTATGAAGCTGGACACGTATTCATGGTTCACGTCCGATTCTTGGTCTGGACGGCCACCTTCTTGAAGCTCAACTGCTTCAGCAGGTCGGCCACGTCGATGAAATGCTGCAGGGTGATCTCCCGGTCCGCCCGGATGATGAAGCCGGTATCCTTGCCCAGGGGGGCCAGTTCGCCTCTCATGGAGTCCAGGGTCACCTGCTTGCTGTTGAAATAGATGCTGCCGTTGGCCCCCAGTTCGATGATGGCCGCCTTGTCCGTCTCCGCCGCACTCTTCGAGGCCTGGGGCAGATTGACCGGAATGCGGCCGCTGGCGATGAAGCTCGACGTGGTCAACACGATGGTCAGAAGCACCAGCATGATGTCCACGAACGGGATCACGTTCATGGTTTCAAAGGGTTTTTCGTCCATTGGCTATCTCCCATTGCAGCATCAGCACCTTGGCCTTGCGCAGCAGCGCGTTGTACAGCACCACCGACACCAGCGCCACCACCAGTCCCACCGCCGTCGCCTTCAGGGCCAGGGCCAGGCCGGTCATGATCTTGCCCGTGTCCATGGCCGCATCCTGCCCCATGTTGTAGAAGGTCAGCATGATCCCGAGCACGGTCCCCAGAAGCCCCAGGTAGGGGGCATTGCTCCCCACCGAGGCGATCACGGAGAGCTTCTCCGTCAGCACCAGTTCCAGGGACTTGATATTATCGAAATCCCCGACCTTCAGCTTGCGGTACAGGCCGTACCGCTCCAGCGCCACGGCCACCACGATCACGCTCAGGAACAGCAGCAGGCCGATAATCCCGTAATCGATCGTTCCCGACAACCACTTCACCATCATGTTCTATCCTTTCCTTTGGTATAAAATGCGCAAGATTTCAGGAAACACCCGGGAACTGCACGTTTTGCCCACCACCCCCTCTCCCCCGGAAGAGGGTGGCCGAAAGCCGAGTGAGGGGCGTATTGCCGGACGCAGGCATCGGGACGAATTGCCGTCCGCCAACCAGGGCGCATGCAATGCGCCCCTACGCCGGGATGGCCTGCTTGCCCGCCGAAACCGGATGCCCCCGTAGGGGCGTATTGCATACGCCCCATGGCATCAAAACGCCGCGCCGAACTGCAGCAGGAAACGGGTGCCCGGATCGTTGACGCCGCTGGTTTTCCCCACCGGCTGGGCCACCTGGGCGGTGCAGAACAGCTGCTTGTAGCCGGCGTAATACCCCACGCCGGCATCGCTCAGGATGTAGATATCGTTGGCGGCGTACTCCCCTTTTTCCGCATAGGCCAGGCCGTGATCGAAGAACGCCCCCAGGGAGTGCTTGTAGCCCCCCAGGGACGGCAGGGCGTATTTGACTTCCAGGTTCACCAGATAACCGTTGTCGAAACCGACACTCTCGGAATAGGCCTTGACGCCGCCGAGCCCGGAGATGAAGAACTGCTCGCTCGAATCGATGTTGGCCGCCGACAGCACCTGCTGCATCTTGAACGACGCCTTGGCGGAGATATCCTCGGTCAGTTCCAGGTTGGCGCCCAGCGCCAGGTCGAATTTGGAATAGATGCCTTTCGAATTGGCACCTTTGTTGTTCTGTTCCAGGGTAGTCGAGTCGGCGTCCGTGAACTCCACCGAACCGACGCTGAAGCTGGCGGTGGCATTGGTGAAGAGATGTTGGCCCAAGAGGCTGCCGTAGGCGTTCCTCTGCATGGCCACGGTCCCGGCAAAGCCCTCCCTCCGGTTATGGGTGGTTGCCGAGGTAAACCACAGATCGTCCCACAGTTTCTTGTAGGCGAAATTCACGGAGAGGTCGTAGGCCTCCTCGCTGGTTTTCCTGACCGGATAAAAGACGGTGCCTTCCAGGGAATCCGCCACGCCTACCGCGTTCAGATAGGAGTATTCGCCGCCGAGCTGGTAATTGGTCCGGGCCGCCGCCACTTCGCCGCGCAGGCCGTTACGGGCCAGGGGAAAGCCGTAGGCCAGCCGGGCGTTCCACAGGTCGGCGTCCTCGGTGATCATGCCGCTGACCGAGAGCTTGTCGGCGCTGCCGGTGGGCGAATTGAGGTCGATGCCGCCGTAGACGCGATTTCGCCCCGTGAAGCGCGACCCCTGGTTGTCCGCCATGAGGTAGCCGTTCACGCGCTGCCCGGCGGGCACGTTCACCTCGAAATCGGTGGTGCCCGGCAAGGTGCCCGGCGCCAGGGTGACCGTGGGGATGGCGCACCCCGGCAGGTCCCTGACCACCAGGATGGCACGTTCCAGACCGGCCTTGGTGACGACCGGAGAGGCATCATCCTTGGTGTTGTCGAAGACCCCCTGGAGGAACGAATCTCTCACCGGGGATTTGTTCTTCAGGGCAAAGGTGCCGTAGCTGCCCATGACGATCCTGATGGTCAGAACGCCGTCCCTGGCGTCCTGCTTGGGGATGTAGGCCTTGGCCACCAGGTACCCCTTGTTCCGGTGGAAGATGGTCAGCCTGTTGGCCGCCTCCGTGATCTCCGTCATGGTCAGATCCCGGTTCCGGTACGGCGTCAGCAGGGCCAGCAGTGTGGCCTCATCCCCCTTTTCAGCCCCTTCCAGCCGGAAATCCCTGATGAAGATCTTTTCGCCGTCGGTCATGGAGAACGGCTTCTCCTCTTCCTGGATAATGACCGGCTTGTCCGGGGCCGGCACCTCTTTTTTGGGCGGCGGGGGGGAGGAGTTGCCTCCTTCATGGCGCCGCCGATGTTGTAATCGGGGATCGCCGGAGTAGCAGGAGTCACCAGGGGCGCAGGGGCGGCGAAAACGGTGGATGCAGCGATGACGAGCGCCGGGAGAGTGAGTAACCGCCCTGCGGCTGCCGCCGGGCGACTGGAAAATTTGTGCATGGTGGTGGTCCCCTGTAGTTGGTTGGTATGCCGCGGCGGTGCCGCCCTCAGCTATTCTCCCCGGACAGGCGGATCTCCACCTTGGCCCGGTCCCGCAACTGCTTCACGAAGGGCAGCAGCTCCTTTTCCGTCTTTTCCTGCTTGAGCGTGGCCGCAATCCGCTCCTTCAGCTCGTCGAAGGTGGGGGTGAAGGCCGCCCTGCTCTCCATTACCTTGATCAGGTGCAGGCCGAAGCGGTCCTCCACGACGGCGGACACCTCCCCCACCTTGAGATTTTTGACCTTGGCGTGCATCTCCGCCGGCATCTGCTCCTGGGTAAACCAGCCGATGTCCCCTCCCCGGGTCCGGTTCTTGGCGTCGTCGGAAAATTGGGCCGCCAGGGCCGCAAAATCGTCGCCCCGGGCCACCCGTTTCTGCACCTCGGCGATCTTCTCCGCCGCCCCCTTCTTCTGTTCCGGGGCGGCGTCCTTGGCCAGGGCGATGAGCACATGGCTCAGGTGGACCCGGGCGGGCTGGGCGAAGCTCGCCGCGTTGCGCTCGTAATAGCCCTTGGCCTCCTCCGGCGTCACCGTGACCTTCTTGCCGATGGCCTCGTCGATCAGGGTGCGGATGGCGATCCCTTGGGCGATCTGCTCCCGCACCTGGGCCTCGCTCAGCTTGAGGCGCGCCAGGGTCTCGCCGTACTGGCTCTCGCCGGCGAAATTGGCCTTGTACTGCTGGTATTCCCGGTCGATGGTCGCGGCGTCGATGGCGATGTTCCGCCGCCGGCTCTCCTGGAAGAGCAACTCGCGGGTGATCATGTTGTCCAGGGTTTCCTGTTTCACCCGGGCCATCATGGCGTCATGGGCCAGCTTGGCCTTGGCCTCCTGCAACTGGGTGGCGCTTTCCAGTTCCTTCTGGTACGCCCCCATGGTGATGGCCGTGCCGTTGACCAGCACGGCCGCGGCGGCGGGGTCATCGGGCGCCGGTGCGGAGTGGCCCGGGATGGCCAGGCCCCAGGCGCACAGGGCCAGCGTCAGGAGCCTGGCGGCGATTGAACAGCACACGGTGAAACGGTTACGGCGTTCGCATCTGTCTTTCATTGGTACCTCGCATGTATGACGTAGTGAACCGGCAAAGGTCGCTCATTTTGGCGCTGCGGCGGAACCTGCGGGCCGGTGCCCGTAGACTCTGCCGAGGGGCCAACGCTGGGAGGGGATGACGGCGGCCCGCCGGAGAGCCGTTAACTCTGCCGACGGACCGCCGTCCTTCCCGGTGCCGGGACGTTCCCCGGAACGTCCCCTGTGTCCCGGCCCTGCTCATGCCGGGGCCGGGTGTGCTGCGTGTTTGTTCCAGCTACCCGGTTGTGCTAGATCGTACCGTAGCAGTGAAGGGGGAGAAAGGTGCTATTCCAGGTACCGGCGCTCATTTGGCCCTGGATGTAGCTATTGAGATTCGCCGCCACGGTATCGGACGGCAGGAGCAGGATTGCCTTCTGGTCCAATACATAGTTCGTGTTCGTAAACTCCACATAGGCGACACTGCTTTTTATGTTGCAGATCTGCGCCAGGGACACGAACCCGTTTTTGGTGGTACCACTGGTGGTTACGGCATCGAAGGTCAGATTGATGTTGGTGTACAGCGGGGAGACGACCCAGGTGGGGATCGTCGTGGGCATTGCGTTGGTGCCCGTCAGCGCCTCGATGCTGTTCACAATGGCATGCGCCTTCACCCCATAGGGGGCGCCGGCATTGGCAATGGCCGTGGAGCCTGCGGTGGTGGTATCGGCGATTGTATATGCGCTCAGATCCGAGCCGGTCAGGGTTGCGTAATAGCTGCTGTGTTTGTCGCTGGCCGCAAGGTTGGAGATCAGGTTATCCACCGTGCGCGAGGTGCCCCTATAGGTAAAGTATACGGGTACCCCTTTGGCATAGGAATACGCTATGCGGGGGGAAGTGGTATCATAATAATTTGCCGTCGTATCGGCGGCAAACAGCATGCTGTAGAGGTTCGAATTGGCGTCGATCTGGCTCCTGAGATTCGTAGTGGAATCGTTGCAAATAGTGATGGCCGTGTCGGCCCCATCATCCGTCAGTTGAAAGGCGTCCACCATATCCTGGGCCGGGGTCGTAAAGTTGGAGGCAACAGCTATTGTGGTGGTATATTCCCCGGTCCCGACGGTTCTGGTGACGCAGGAAGTGGCAGCCCAGCCGCCCGAGGCGGTGAGGGCAAGAACGGCAGCGGCCATGCAACAGGAATGAAGTGTTATTTTAATGCTCATTGTTAGTCCTCCATGTTTATTCGGGTTATGTTTCACCTTTGTCTGATTCCACTTCTGCCATAAGGGGCCGGGGTTCCCTCATGGCAACCTTCCCGGCGTGGATCGGGGGACCTCCCCTTCGGTTGCCGGGTTCCTCGCCTGCGGCGTCGGGCCGCAGATGCCGGTTTTCTTTTGCGGGCTGGTTCGCCCATCACCCCCTTTCGCCGTGGTCCGTGTACCTCGGGGCCGATGCCCTCAAGGCCCTGTTTCCCGGCCGGGAACGCCGGATCAAGGGGGAACGTAGTGGCAGCGGCCGCGCGCACCAGGGGGACGGGTACTGCCCGTTCCTCCATGTCCCCTGTCGCGCGCCTCCCCCTCTGCTATCCGGATGTGCGCCACCCCGGGGGGCCGGCCCCGGGGTCGTGTTCCCGGCCGGGAACCCTGGCGCCGCACCGTGCGGCGCACTCGCCCTTACTTCTTCTTGTCCTTCGCTTTGTCGCGCAGGTCGTACTGCACCCCGTCAACGTTGATGGAATCAATGTCCGCCGAGTAGCTGGCCGAGTCGGCGTACTCGATCTGGTCTTCGACGGACGCGGCGGTCAGGGGGGCATCGGCCTGGGTGGCAAGGCTTGCCGTACGCTTCACGCTCTGCACCGTCTGCCCCGAGGTTTGGCTCCCCTGCGCGGCGGCTTCTCCGGGCAGGGCCTCGCGGGCGGCCTCAATGGCCGCTGCGGCGGCGTCGGCACGGTCCTGGAGCACCTGGTTGATGGTGCCGTCGACATAATGATCGGCATCACTCATTTGCGTGCTGGTAAGGCCTTCATTTTTGTCGCCCGTGACTTGCCCTCCGCTGCCGGCGGCCGAGTTGTTGCTGTCGCCATTCCAATAGTTGTTGTCGCCCGTTGCATTGCCTCCGCCTATCAGGCCGCCGACCTTTGTCGCGCCGTCGCTGCCGATCACGAAACCGGCGGAATAGGAGTTATCGATGGTCGCCCCGGTCGCGAAGCCCGCCAGGCCGCCGACCCAATGCGCCCCGGTTATAGTGCCCGTGGTGTGGACATAATTGAGGGCGGTGTTGGTCATGTACCCCACCAAGCCCCCCACGAAGCCGGTTTTCGAGTAGCCGGTGACGTTGCCGGTGGCGTAGCTGTTAAAAATGCTGTTGCTGCCGTTACTCCGGAGCAGCCCGATCACCCCCCCCACGTAATCCACAAAGTCGCTGGCCACTACGTTGCCGGTGGCATAGGAGTCGGTGACGGTCAGGGAACCGGTACCGGAAGTTTCCGCCGTGCCGATCAGGCCGCCGGCTCCGTTATCCACACCATGTTGTTTGTCTAAGTCCGTACCCGTGGCCGTGGCCTCCACGTTGCCGGTGGCGTGGCAGTTGGCGATGGTGGTGCCGTCGGGGTCAATGGCGAGATATCCCACCAGGCCGCCGACATTCGACTTGCCCGACACACTCCCCTTGGCAAAGGAGTTGACGATGTAGCTGCCGGTGGAGTCGTCGTTGCCGAAGAAAGACCCGACCAGCCCCCCCACGTTGTAGCCCGTGCCGTTCCCCACGGTGCCGGTGGCGTAACAACTTTCGATGTTGGTACCATAGACGGTCCCGATCAGGCCACCGGTGCCGTTCGTCACATCCCCAGTGGCGTGGCAACTCGTCACGGTGGAGGCGCTTGTCCACCCGATCAACCCCCCGCCCGTCGAACCGTCGGCATCGGAATATGAATAGGAAATGGTGGAGCCCGTGACGTTTCCGAGCAGCCCCCCTGTCCCACCATTTACCTTGCCCGTGGTATAGGCATGGCTCACCGTGCTGTCGGTAACCGTACCGGCCAGTATGCCGCCCGCCCCGGAGGCATCGGCATTGACCACGCCGATATCCCGGATGGTGCTGGCGGTGGCCTGTCCTATCAGGCTGGCATAATCAGTACTGGAAGTAGAGATTTTCAAGTTACTGATGGTATGTCCCAGCCCGGCCAGGGTGCCGGAGAACGCGGCGATAGGCGAACTGCTGTAGGTGGTGCCCGACGCATCAAGGTTCTGTGCCAGGGCGAAGGAGCCGGTGGCCGTGCCGGTGGCGTCGTCCAGGGCCGCCAGGTCGGCCATGCTGTGGATGAGCGTGTAGCTGGTGCCGTTCATGGCCAGCTTGGCGTTGGCGCCGCTGAGGGTAATGCCGGCGTAGGTGGTGCCGCTCGGGGCCGCGTTGGCCACCGGGATGCCGTCCGCATCCAGCACCGCGCCGCTGTAGCTGGCCGGGGTGAGGATG is a window of Geobacter sp. FeAm09 DNA encoding:
- a CDS encoding multiheme c-type cytochrome, producing the protein MKRSMLLLMTTLLTGSALAWAADDFRGWSRDHGKVSPTWVLPKKMAPQNMLWTVPDMAGSHKSGNFHEPDVCGGCHASIIGQWKGSMMGNAWNDPVFLSVYATYLKRAKTHDEQSETAMCSRCHTPIGYLDDDQARYLGGKLPAVSASGVSCDVCHSVAASAGTGNGAFILQPGNAAKDEAGTKFGPRSDAVSPFHGSAPSQLHTRSDMCGMCHDVGHAHNIMPIENTYTEWRQSPYNTGDSETSTHCQDCHMRQDEKHPATGSTPRPDLPGFSADEGMGAKKRDHIWQHNFVGGNLAVTALLGHNPQAAMAADRLKNAVTIEEVSASPVQKGTLATLTLKVTNSGAGHYLPTGLTYVREMWLDVMVTDADGKLVYRSGDLDEKGNIRTGAVIYKTVLGEGGRERKPTFFLPAAVQILSDKRIRPRGHSLEDFTFSVPGTARLPLVFAAKMRYRSAPQWLVDELLGAKAPQLPIFDMAELRGTL
- a CDS encoding D-2-hydroxyacid dehydrogenase; translation: MNVQNLLIHLHHSIDAFSLKPRHIDLIRGMLPDTPLAVAEGNGDFLERLPEADCVLTWMFKPDWYAGAPNLKTLFTPAAGHDWVAPDPAGRVRTCYGSFHGRIMRESLLAMMLHFNRRMGKSLADQRARVWGRPGYSECVALFSQRVVIVGFGPLGRSMAELLSAFGARVTAVKRDTRGFEGVPHVDRLIPFASLEEELPRADHVVLVLPGGTETDGIVTQRHFKAMKPGAYLYNLGRGTCYREEDLIDALENGPLAGAGLDVFAEEPLPAASALWGRPDVLITPHASAISREYLDLFIHEWFGKLRNM
- a CDS encoding TOBE domain-containing protein, which produces MKTDAMKVGLAGNLWFNRAENKFLGSDRIDLLEKIDELGSISKAARAMGLCYKTAWDLVNLVNNMAERPLVDRLTGGKGGGGTRLTAEGKNVVTRFKIIEEEHRKFLENLGDRLDDTDRLFRFLKRISLKVSARNTFIGTITELAMGAVNSEIRMTLKGGIALTAVITNGAIDNLGLKPGIEAYAIIKASSVLIGTDVHDVKVSTRNVFCGTVTKIIDGPVSTEVAVEIGGGTTVTAVITHDSANRLGLKVGSHACTLFEASSVIIGVS
- a CDS encoding porin codes for the protein MKKLVILLGAAAVMAQAGTVLAESLEDVLKQKGMITEEEYKRIVKSTPAVSYKPGQGITLTTADGNFSTTIGGYVQARYTFLNSDDVNDDKASSVGMTTSPGGTSSQFEVKRAKLVIGGHAFSKDLTYNVTANFSNIAGGSTKNGGLLENAFINYKWRDELQVRAGQEKVQFGRQWLISATDLQFVDVSHVTAAFAPTYDTGVRLFGKLPKGLVTYSLAVSGGLGQNYVRATRNNALSARITANPFGEMKNTEADLEQTEKPLVSFGANYYRNTITETEYSTSSNNSLGYLKSKAGWFALNKRGTLLSGESVNISMLGLDAAFKWRGLSISGEYMWGEGDAQQSKYGQRAMGFYAQAGYMVIPKTLEVAYRYAYLDPNINNNTLALNDHWIENSVAVSWYIREHYLKLQADYTAIHKQRNLISQSTSVVMQPTDDNQARVQLQLVF
- a CDS encoding energy transducer TonB produces the protein MNTCPASYGGGDGVPRYGSSSGMCQWLSVSSLLHACLIVPFILFSLHSPARHMRSRLQIELFGMVADRQVAEKKVAQQAAPQRREAYRPPKTVTYRTVATESPVSVHKTEEKPKPVEPETKPAPAAAVAVQSVAAAQVTTSGADAERQRQQSIRTAAEQEADRKRRYGEKVTKRLRSNVVYPKEARRMGIVAVTQIYFWVTESGQIKDGSLRVKRSSGYAALDASALKAARDSAPFEKPPNEMPLIVDINFDVKT
- a CDS encoding biopolymer transporter ExbD yields the protein MDEKPFETMNVIPFVDIMLVLLTIVLTTSSFIASGRIPVNLPQASKSAAETDKAAIIELGANGSIYFNSKQVTLDSMRGELAPLGKDTGFIIRADREITLQHFIDVADLLKQLSFKKVAVQTKNRT
- the exbB gene encoding TonB-system energizer ExbB, whose amino-acid sequence is MMVKWLSGTIDYGIIGLLLFLSVIVVAVALERYGLYRKLKVGDFDNIKSLELVLTEKLSVIASVGSNAPYLGLLGTVLGIMLTFYNMGQDAAMDTGKIMTGLALALKATAVGLVVALVSVVLYNALLRKAKVLMLQWEIANGRKTL
- a CDS encoding ShlB/FhaC/HecB family hemolysin secretion/activation protein: MPAPDKPVIIQEEEKPFSMTDGEKIFIRDFRLEGAEKGDEATLLALLTPYRNRDLTMTEITEAANRLTIFHRNKGYLVAKAYIPKQDARDGVLTIRIVMGSYGTFALKNKSPVRDSFLQGVFDNTKDDASPVVTKAGLERAILVVRDLPGCAIPTVTLAPGTLPGTTDFEVNVPAGQRVNGYLMADNQGSRFTGRNRVYGGIDLNSPTGSADKLSVSGMITEDADLWNARLAYGFPLARNGLRGEVAAARTNYQLGGEYSYLNAVGVADSLEGTVFYPVRKTSEEAYDLSVNFAYKKLWDDLWFTSATTHNRREGFAGTVAMQRNAYGSLLGQHLFTNATASFSVGSVEFTDADSTTLEQNNKGANSKGIYSKFDLALGANLELTEDISAKASFKMQQVLSAANIDSSEQFFISGLGGVKAYSESVGFDNGYLVNLEVKYALPSLGGYKHSLGAFFDHGLAYAEKGEYAANDIYILSDAGVGYYAGYKQLFCTAQVAQPVGKTSGVNDPGTRFLLQFGAAF
- a CDS encoding peptidylprolyl isomerase — encoded protein: MCCSIAARLLTLALCAWGLAIPGHSAPAPDDPAAAAVLVNGTAITMGAYQKELESATQLQEAKAKLAHDAMMARVKQETLDNMITRELLFQESRRRNIAIDAATIDREYQQYKANFAGESQYGETLARLKLSEAQVREQIAQGIAIRTLIDEAIGKKVTVTPEEAKGYYERNAASFAQPARVHLSHVLIALAKDAAPEQKKGAAEKIAEVQKRVARGDDFAALAAQFSDDAKNRTRGGDIGWFTQEQMPAEMHAKVKNLKVGEVSAVVEDRFGLHLIKVMESRAAFTPTFDELKERIAATLKQEKTEKELLPFVKQLRDRAKVEIRLSGENS